The following are encoded in a window of Oncorhynchus mykiss isolate Arlee chromosome Y, USDA_OmykA_1.1, whole genome shotgun sequence genomic DNA:
- the LOC118936374 gene encoding lipoxygenase homology domain-containing protein 1-like has product MKLVIFFTAFRAMGLIFIQRKFSKQLGDIAGICLGYTAKDGKEVKGEAFWHVEEVVVIEKELNNRILLICNALIPLYLKRDKFVTKTIESFASKARRLVTIKYNIITSNEKGVGTDANVFISIYGSNCCGRSPATCLSVARRTASCWSCWTQSRPTTSPSSCVGSGWTPRKWTARSSGSSTQSTKDLILRVLHYIKHLL; this is encoded by the exons ATGAAGCTTGTAATATTCTTTACTGCTTTTCGCGCAATGGGTCTTATTTTCATTCAGAGGAAGTTCTCCAAACAGCTGGGTGACATTGCTGGCATCTGCCTGGGCTACACTGCCAAGGATGGGAAGGAGGTGAAAGGAGAGGCATTCTGGCATGTGGAGGAGGTCGTCGTCATAGAGAAAGAGCTAAACAACAG GATCCTATTAATCTGCAACGCCCTGATCCCGCTCTACCTGAAGAGGGACAAGTTTGTGACCAAGACCATCGAGAGCTTCGCAAGCAAGGCCCGGAGACTGGTAACCATCAAGTACAATATTATCACGAGCAACGAGAAGGGGGTGGGCACCGATGCCAACGTCTTCATTAGCATCTATGGTTCCAACTGCTGCGGCAGAAGTCCCGCGACCTGTTTGAGCGTGGCCAGACGGACCGCTTCCTGCTGGAGTTGCTGGACTCAGTCCCGGCCAACGACATCACCATCTTCCTGTGTGGGAAGTGGCTGGACACCAAGAAAGTGGACTGCCAGATCTTCAGGGTCCTCTACCCAAAGTACTAAAGACCTTATATTGAGAGTTCTCCACTATATCAAGCACTTACTATAA
- the LOC110509561 gene encoding E3 ubiquitin-protein ligase RNF165 isoform X1: MVLVHVGYLVLPVFGSVRNRGAHFTRHQHSHATSCRHFNLVAPQAPISAEFPLGHASQPPQTGLAPHLSPAPHQPPALPAPPQFQDVQGPPFLPQALHQQYLIQQQLLEAQHRRILPHPRRTQERVPLNPHRLRSGYDYTPPLHVPQPISQQPRYLAEGTDWDLSVDAGLSHHQYQLQQLPQHYQHYLAASPRMHHFPRNTTSTQVVVHEIRNYPYPQLHLLALQSLNPSRHASAVRESYEELLQLEDRLGSVSRGAVQTTIERFTFPHKYKKRKPLDMKIGEKDEETDVDEKCTICLSMLEDAEDVRRLPCMHLFHQGCVDQWLATSRKCPICRVDIETQLHPDS; encoded by the exons GAGCACACTTCACCAGGCATCAGCACAGCCATGCTACCTCCTGCCGACATTTTAACCTGGTGGCCCCCCAGGCTCCCATCTCAGCAGAGTTCCCCCTGGGCCATGCCAGCCAGCCCCCCCAGACTGGCCTGGCCCCTCACCTGTCCCCAGCCCCCCACCAACCTCCGGCCCTGCCGGCCCCCCCTCAGTTCCAGGACGTCCAGGGGCCTCCGTTTCTACCTCAGGCCTTACACCAGCAATACCTCATCCAGCAGCAGCTTCTAGAGGCGCAACACCGCAGGATCCTCCCACACCCCCG GCGAACACAGGAGCGCGTTCCTCTGAACCCTCACAGGCTCCGCTCGGGGTATGACTACACCCCTCCCCTCCACGTCCCCCAGCCAATCAGCCAACAGCCGCGCTACCTGGCCGAGGGCACAGACTG GGACCTCAGTGTGGACGCTGGCCTCTCTCACCATCAGTACCAGCTCCAGCAGCTTCCACAGCACTATCAGCATTACCTGGCGGCATCCCCCAGAATGCACCACTTTCCCAGGAACACGACTTCTACTCAAGTG GTTGTACACGAGATCAGAAACTACCCATACCCCCAGCTACACCTGCTGGCTCTACAGAGCCTCAACCCCTCACGCCACGCTTCGGCTGTACGAGAGAGCTATGAG GAGCTGTTGCAGCTTGAAGACAGGCTGGGAAGTGTCAGTAGAGGAGCAGTTCAGACCACCATAGAGAGATTCACCTTCCCACACAAATACAAGAAG AGGAAGCCTCTGGATATGAAGATTGGTGAGAAAGACGAGGAGACTGACGTGGATGAGAAATGTACCATCTGCCTGTCGATGCTGGAGGACGCAGAGGATGTCAG GCGGTTACCCTGCATGCACCTCTTCCACCAGGGCTGTGTGGACCAGTGGCTGGCGACCAGCAGAAAGTGTCCAATCTGCCGCGTAGACATCGAGACGCAGCTCCATCCTGACAGCTGA
- the LOC110509561 gene encoding E3 ubiquitin-protein ligase RNF165 isoform X2, translating into MVLVHVGYLVLPVFGSVRNRGAHFTRHQHSHATSCRHFNLVAPQAPISAEFPLGHASQPPQTGLAPHLSPAPHQPPALPAPPQFQDVQGPPFLPQALHQQYLIQQQLLEAQHRRILPHPRRTQERVPLNPHRLRSGYDYTPPLHVPQPISQQPRYLAEGTDWDLSVDAGLSHHQYQLQQLPQHYQHYLAASPRMHHFPRNTTSTQVVVHEIRNYPYPQLHLLALQSLNPSRHASAVRESYELLQLEDRLGSVSRGAVQTTIERFTFPHKYKKRKPLDMKIGEKDEETDVDEKCTICLSMLEDAEDVRRLPCMHLFHQGCVDQWLATSRKCPICRVDIETQLHPDS; encoded by the exons GAGCACACTTCACCAGGCATCAGCACAGCCATGCTACCTCCTGCCGACATTTTAACCTGGTGGCCCCCCAGGCTCCCATCTCAGCAGAGTTCCCCCTGGGCCATGCCAGCCAGCCCCCCCAGACTGGCCTGGCCCCTCACCTGTCCCCAGCCCCCCACCAACCTCCGGCCCTGCCGGCCCCCCCTCAGTTCCAGGACGTCCAGGGGCCTCCGTTTCTACCTCAGGCCTTACACCAGCAATACCTCATCCAGCAGCAGCTTCTAGAGGCGCAACACCGCAGGATCCTCCCACACCCCCG GCGAACACAGGAGCGCGTTCCTCTGAACCCTCACAGGCTCCGCTCGGGGTATGACTACACCCCTCCCCTCCACGTCCCCCAGCCAATCAGCCAACAGCCGCGCTACCTGGCCGAGGGCACAGACTG GGACCTCAGTGTGGACGCTGGCCTCTCTCACCATCAGTACCAGCTCCAGCAGCTTCCACAGCACTATCAGCATTACCTGGCGGCATCCCCCAGAATGCACCACTTTCCCAGGAACACGACTTCTACTCAAGTG GTTGTACACGAGATCAGAAACTACCCATACCCCCAGCTACACCTGCTGGCTCTACAGAGCCTCAACCCCTCACGCCACGCTTCGGCTGTACGAGAGAGCTATGAG CTGTTGCAGCTTGAAGACAGGCTGGGAAGTGTCAGTAGAGGAGCAGTTCAGACCACCATAGAGAGATTCACCTTCCCACACAAATACAAGAAG AGGAAGCCTCTGGATATGAAGATTGGTGAGAAAGACGAGGAGACTGACGTGGATGAGAAATGTACCATCTGCCTGTCGATGCTGGAGGACGCAGAGGATGTCAG GCGGTTACCCTGCATGCACCTCTTCCACCAGGGCTGTGTGGACCAGTGGCTGGCGACCAGCAGAAAGTGTCCAATCTGCCGCGTAGACATCGAGACGCAGCTCCATCCTGACAGCTGA
- the LOC110509561 gene encoding E3 ubiquitin-protein ligase RNF165 isoform X3, whose product MHNSLLLQYGMTPSCSGAHFTRHQHSHATSCRHFNLVAPQAPISAEFPLGHASQPPQTGLAPHLSPAPHQPPALPAPPQFQDVQGPPFLPQALHQQYLIQQQLLEAQHRRILPHPRRTQERVPLNPHRLRSGYDYTPPLHVPQPISQQPRYLAEGTDWDLSVDAGLSHHQYQLQQLPQHYQHYLAASPRMHHFPRNTTSTQVVVHEIRNYPYPQLHLLALQSLNPSRHASAVRESYEELLQLEDRLGSVSRGAVQTTIERFTFPHKYKKRKPLDMKIGEKDEETDVDEKCTICLSMLEDAEDVRRLPCMHLFHQGCVDQWLATSRKCPICRVDIETQLHPDS is encoded by the exons GAGCACACTTCACCAGGCATCAGCACAGCCATGCTACCTCCTGCCGACATTTTAACCTGGTGGCCCCCCAGGCTCCCATCTCAGCAGAGTTCCCCCTGGGCCATGCCAGCCAGCCCCCCCAGACTGGCCTGGCCCCTCACCTGTCCCCAGCCCCCCACCAACCTCCGGCCCTGCCGGCCCCCCCTCAGTTCCAGGACGTCCAGGGGCCTCCGTTTCTACCTCAGGCCTTACACCAGCAATACCTCATCCAGCAGCAGCTTCTAGAGGCGCAACACCGCAGGATCCTCCCACACCCCCG GCGAACACAGGAGCGCGTTCCTCTGAACCCTCACAGGCTCCGCTCGGGGTATGACTACACCCCTCCCCTCCACGTCCCCCAGCCAATCAGCCAACAGCCGCGCTACCTGGCCGAGGGCACAGACTG GGACCTCAGTGTGGACGCTGGCCTCTCTCACCATCAGTACCAGCTCCAGCAGCTTCCACAGCACTATCAGCATTACCTGGCGGCATCCCCCAGAATGCACCACTTTCCCAGGAACACGACTTCTACTCAAGTG GTTGTACACGAGATCAGAAACTACCCATACCCCCAGCTACACCTGCTGGCTCTACAGAGCCTCAACCCCTCACGCCACGCTTCGGCTGTACGAGAGAGCTATGAG GAGCTGTTGCAGCTTGAAGACAGGCTGGGAAGTGTCAGTAGAGGAGCAGTTCAGACCACCATAGAGAGATTCACCTTCCCACACAAATACAAGAAG AGGAAGCCTCTGGATATGAAGATTGGTGAGAAAGACGAGGAGACTGACGTGGATGAGAAATGTACCATCTGCCTGTCGATGCTGGAGGACGCAGAGGATGTCAG GCGGTTACCCTGCATGCACCTCTTCCACCAGGGCTGTGTGGACCAGTGGCTGGCGACCAGCAGAAAGTGTCCAATCTGCCGCGTAGACATCGAGACGCAGCTCCATCCTGACAGCTGA